The proteins below come from a single Xenopus tropicalis strain Nigerian chromosome 9, UCB_Xtro_10.0, whole genome shotgun sequence genomic window:
- the idh1 gene encoding isocitrate dehydrogenase [NADP] cytoplasmic encodes MSKKINGGSVVEMQGDEMTRVIWDLIKEKLILPYVELDLHCYDLGIENRDATDDQVTVDAAEAIKKYNVGIKCATITPDEKRVEEFNLKQMWKSPNGTIRNILGGTVFREAIICKNIPRLVSGWVKPIIIGRHAYGDQYRATDFVVPGPGKVEISFTPKDGGEAIKYVIHNFEDCGGVALGMYNTDQSIRDFAHSSFQMALSKSWPLYMSTKNTILKKYDGRFKDIFQEIYEKDYKSQFEEKKIWYEHRLIDDMVAQAMKSEGGFIWACKNYDGDVQSDSVAQG; translated from the exons ATGTCCAAGAAAATTAATGGTGGTTCTGTGGTAGAAATGCAAGGAGATGAGATGACAAGAGTTATATGGGACCTGATTAAAGAGAAGCTAATTTTGCCCTACGTAGAGTTGGATTTACACTG CTATGATTTGGGCATAGAAAACCGTGATGCCACTGATGATCAAGTCACAGTGGATGCTGCAGAAGCTATTAAAAAGTACAACGTTGGCATCAAATGTGCCACTATTACACCTGATGAGAAGAGGGTAGAAGAATTCAATTTGAAACAAATGTGGAAATCTCCAAATGGAACTATCAGAAATATTCTTGGAGGCACAGTGTTTAGAGAGGCCATCATCTGCAAAAACATCCCAAGACTTGTTTCAGGATGGGTCAAACCTATTATCATTGGTCGTCATGCATATGGTGACCAG TATAGAGCAACTGACTTTGTGGTGCCTGGGCCAGGTAAAGTGGAAATATCATTCACACCTAAGGATGGAGGGGAGGCCATCAAGTATGTTATCCATAATTTTGAAG ACTGTGGAGGGGTTGCGCTCGGAATGTACAACACAGATCAATCCATTAGAGACTTTGCACACAGTTCTTTCCAGATGGCTTTGTCTAAAAgctggcccctgtatatgagtaccAAAAACACCATTCTCAAGAAATATGATGGGCGATTCAAAGATATATTCCAGGAAATATATGAGAA GGATTACAAGTCCcagtttgaagaaaaaaaaatctggtacGAACACAGGCTTATTGATGACATGGTAGCACAAGCAATGAAATCTGAAGGAGGCTTCATCTGGGCTTGCAAAAACTATGACGGGGATGTGCAATCCGATTCTGTTGCTCAAGGTTAG